Proteins from a single region of Primulina tabacum isolate GXHZ01 chromosome 5, ASM2559414v2, whole genome shotgun sequence:
- the LOC142544286 gene encoding uncharacterized protein LOC142544286 — MQVILCAVRKLCGCVSIIEKLKASGASEEAISDTQELESPISGSFSSNLSSDENSGGTSSQRPLGVKKSKLKKKREENVLELISTMKEEHRELIDVMQKGSTDMQQNYYVKLLALQNEQKRLEIRRQQMELAKFQDGNKVLYMDLSTIGDPEICQIVQNARAIIMQKEM; from the exons ATGCAAGTTATCCTCTGTGCTGTTAGAAAATTATGTGGATGTGTTAGTATAATTGAAAAGTTGAAGGCGAGTGGCGCATCTGAAGAAGCTATT TCGGATACTCAAGAACTAGAATCTCCAATATCAGGTTCATTTTCAAGTAATTTAAGCAGTGATGAGAATTCAGGTGGAACTTCATCTCAACGACCTCTTGGAGTGAAGAAAtccaaattaaagaaaaaaagagaagaaaatgtTTTGGAATTAATTTCTACGATGAAGGAAGAACATCGGGAGCTTATCGATGTAATGCAAAAGGGATCTACCGATATGCAACAAAATTATTATGTTAAGTTGTTAGCATTGCAAAATGAGCAAAAAAGACTAGAAATTCGTCGACAACAAATGGAATTGGCTAAATTTCAAGATGGGAATAAAGTTTTGTACATGGATCTAAGCACAATTGGCGATCCAGAAATTTGTCAAATTGTTCAAAACGCAAGAGCAATAATTATGCAAAAAGAGATGTAG